A single genomic interval of Pyruvatibacter sp. HU-CL02332 harbors:
- a CDS encoding alpha/beta hydrolase produces MSAQQFIARTMMRLPAGILRSMSKGAVLSVDGREIDPGVGFLTAQAGKGPGVHTLPVADGRAATRAGFSMMNAPRSKDVGVTDLSIPGPGGSLRARHYWPINGKTNDALMVYFHMGGCVIGDMDTCDHFCSLIAAETGAGVISVDYRMAPEDVFPAAAEDAIAAFKWVRDNAAQFSGTAERVAVGGDSAGGHLATIVAQEMKRRGETGPCLQVLIYPWVDMTDEAGSMQSCGDCIPLNTATMRWFESLYMPEGADKTAPMASPGLVEDLSGLPKALVYTAGFDPLRDQGEAYARRLEEAGVQVTFREYGDLPHGYTAMSGVSKRAKDANLEIVSDIAAAL; encoded by the coding sequence ATGAGCGCTCAACAATTCATTGCGCGTACGATGATGCGCCTGCCCGCTGGCATTTTGCGATCCATGTCAAAAGGTGCGGTGCTCAGCGTTGATGGACGTGAGATTGACCCCGGTGTCGGCTTCTTGACAGCGCAGGCGGGCAAAGGCCCCGGCGTCCATACTTTGCCGGTTGCTGATGGGCGGGCTGCGACCCGCGCTGGCTTTAGCATGATGAATGCGCCGCGCTCCAAGGATGTGGGCGTAACCGACCTTTCGATTCCTGGACCCGGTGGCAGCCTGCGTGCGCGGCACTATTGGCCAATCAACGGTAAAACCAATGACGCCCTCATGGTGTATTTTCACATGGGCGGTTGTGTCATTGGCGACATGGACACCTGCGATCACTTTTGCTCGTTGATCGCCGCTGAAACCGGTGCTGGTGTGATCTCTGTCGACTACAGAATGGCGCCTGAGGATGTGTTCCCTGCCGCAGCCGAAGATGCGATTGCGGCCTTCAAGTGGGTGCGAGACAACGCAGCCCAGTTCTCGGGGACCGCTGAACGTGTGGCTGTTGGCGGCGACAGCGCCGGCGGGCATTTGGCAACCATCGTCGCCCAGGAGATGAAGCGTCGCGGCGAGACAGGCCCGTGCCTGCAGGTGCTGATCTATCCGTGGGTAGACATGACTGACGAAGCGGGGTCCATGCAGAGCTGTGGAGATTGCATACCGCTCAACACCGCAACCATGCGCTGGTTTGAGAGCCTGTACATGCCCGAAGGCGCCGACAAGACCGCTCCGATGGCAAGCCCTGGTCTGGTGGAAGATCTGAGCGGTTTGCCCAAAGCGCTTGTCTACACAGCCGGGTTCGACCCACTTCGCGATCAGGGTGAGGCCTATGCCCGGCGGCTTGAAGAAGCCGGTGTGCAAGTCACGTTCCGCGAGTATGGAGATCTTCCCCATGGCTACACAGCCATGAGCGGTGTCTCCAAGCGGGCCAAAGATGCGAACCTGGAAATCGTCAGCGACA
- a CDS encoding TetR/AcrR family transcriptional regulator, with product MSTTIKAAEKPLGTQTSSTSSSSAMGKRERTKVENRQAILDAARLVFAELGYGETTVRDIIRRTGLASGTFYNYFKSKDEVFQAMMDASALRMRPRIRAERIRAASFEEFISASFRAYFDYLEQDEQMHRIIRRKSGSMRVRMDTPEVVAVFDELRLDIDRAISQDVLPKVDPEYLTAAFVGIAFEVGDRMQAREPFDSAAAAEFATKLFLGGVNALPRLEDSD from the coding sequence GTGAGTACGACCATCAAAGCAGCCGAAAAACCTCTCGGCACCCAGACATCTTCCACGTCGTCTTCCTCAGCCATGGGGAAGCGCGAGCGGACGAAAGTTGAGAATCGGCAGGCTATTCTGGATGCCGCCCGTCTGGTTTTTGCTGAGCTGGGCTATGGGGAAACCACCGTCCGGGACATTATTCGTCGGACTGGCCTCGCGTCCGGCACGTTCTACAACTACTTCAAATCCAAGGATGAAGTGTTTCAGGCGATGATGGATGCAAGCGCCCTGCGCATGCGTCCTCGCATCCGTGCTGAACGTATCCGCGCCGCCAGCTTTGAAGAATTCATCTCAGCCAGTTTCCGCGCCTATTTCGATTATCTGGAGCAGGATGAGCAGATGCACCGCATCATCCGGCGCAAGTCAGGTTCCATGCGGGTGCGCATGGATACACCGGAAGTTGTCGCTGTCTTTGATGAACTGCGCCTCGATATCGATCGGGCGATCTCGCAGGACGTTCTGCCGAAGGTAGATCCGGAATATCTCACCGCTGCATTTGTGGGCATCGCTTTTGAAGTTGGTGACCGGATGCAGGCGCGCGAGCCATTTGACTCAGCCGCCGCAGCTGAATTTGCGACCAAGCTTTTTCTTGGCGGCGTAAATGCCCTGCCACGGCTTGAAGATTCCGACTAG
- a CDS encoding NAD(P)-binding domain-containing protein, whose amino-acid sequence MSDTNSALPKCCIIGAGCSGFTTAKALQDRGIPFDCFEMSDVVGGNWAYKNKNGMSACYESLHIDTSKNRMSFEDFPIPPTFPDFPHHSQIFDYFNDYVDHFGLREKISFNTAVTHVTRDDAGLWHVTVDRSATGGPSSETLTYDALFVCNGHHWDPRWPEYEGMNTFTGVQMHAHSYLTPFEPHDMRGKRIVIVGMGNSAMDISSELSQKPIAKKLYVAARRGVWVMPKYINGKVADKGAMPAWIPLSVQRAIGKRMIKRLVGNMEDYGLPKPDHEPLEAHPSVSGEFLTRVGCGDIESKPNIKRFDGNVIEFEDGSREEIDVVIYATGYNVSFPFMDETVIKVENNHVPLYKRVFSPGIPNLFFMALAQPLPTLVNFAEQQMKLVGDYLTGKYALPDDTQMKEVIKADEDMYTGHFYESARHTMQLDFNKYIWDMEREIKRGAKRAKSKPGLPVPARAKHIGSVAAE is encoded by the coding sequence ATGTCCGACACAAATTCAGCGCTTCCAAAATGCTGCATCATCGGGGCCGGGTGTTCCGGCTTTACAACCGCCAAGGCCCTTCAGGATCGCGGCATTCCGTTTGACTGTTTTGAAATGTCGGACGTGGTTGGCGGAAATTGGGCCTATAAGAACAAGAACGGCATGTCGGCGTGTTACGAGTCGCTGCACATCGATACTTCCAAGAACCGGATGTCGTTTGAGGACTTTCCGATCCCGCCGACATTTCCCGACTTTCCCCATCACAGCCAGATCTTTGACTACTTCAATGACTATGTTGACCACTTCGGCCTGCGAGAGAAGATCAGCTTCAACACCGCTGTGACCCATGTCACGCGGGATGATGCAGGACTGTGGCATGTCACGGTTGATCGCTCAGCGACCGGCGGGCCGTCGTCCGAGACGCTGACTTACGACGCTTTATTTGTATGCAACGGTCACCATTGGGACCCGCGCTGGCCGGAATATGAAGGCATGAACACCTTCACCGGCGTTCAGATGCACGCACACTCCTATCTCACACCGTTTGAACCTCACGATATGCGGGGCAAGCGCATCGTGATTGTGGGAATGGGCAATAGCGCGATGGATATCTCGTCTGAACTGTCGCAAAAGCCGATTGCCAAGAAGCTCTATGTGGCCGCGCGTCGTGGCGTTTGGGTCATGCCGAAATACATCAACGGCAAAGTTGCGGACAAAGGCGCGATGCCTGCATGGATCCCACTGTCTGTTCAAAGGGCTATCGGCAAACGGATGATCAAGCGACTTGTCGGCAACATGGAAGACTATGGACTGCCCAAGCCTGATCATGAGCCGCTGGAAGCGCATCCATCCGTATCCGGAGAATTTTTGACACGCGTCGGGTGCGGCGACATTGAATCCAAACCCAACATCAAGCGCTTTGATGGCAATGTCATTGAGTTTGAAGATGGCAGCCGCGAAGAGATCGACGTTGTGATCTATGCCACCGGGTACAATGTTTCGTTCCCGTTCATGGATGAGACGGTCATCAAGGTCGAGAACAACCACGTCCCGCTTTACAAGCGGGTGTTCTCACCTGGCATTCCCAATCTCTTTTTCATGGCGCTGGCGCAACCATTGCCCACGCTGGTGAACTTTGCCGAGCAGCAGATGAAGCTTGTTGGTGACTATCTGACGGGCAAATACGCGCTGCCTGACGACACTCAGATGAAAGAGGTCATCAAGGCTGACGAGGACATGTATACGGGCCATTTCTATGAATCCGCCCGCCACACGATGCAGCTGGATTTCAACAAGTACATCTGGGACATGGAGCGCGAGATCAAACGCGGTGCCAAGCGCGCCAAATCCAAGCCCGGCCTTCCCGTGCCGGCCCGGGCAAAACACATTGGCAGCGTTGCAGCGGAGTAA
- a CDS encoding crotonase/enoyl-CoA hydratase family protein, producing the protein MAQVDLPVSDRDSDAEPDGRITLTRQGHILLMGIDRPEKYNGLTPKMFSELADAYTQLDTDPELRVGVLHSFGKHFTAGLELTKFAEGMKDGASGASEAGSRRVDPFALKKKCSKPVITAVQGICYTAGIEMMLASDIVIASKDTRFAQLEPRRGLMAAGGGTIRFIERCGWGNGMYHLLLCDEEFGAAEALRIGIVQEVVEPGTQVGRAIELANRISKLAPLAIQETKRSSMTFIEDGEAAAFAQLDAVQAKLANTQDAAEGVQSFIERRSGNFKGR; encoded by the coding sequence ATGGCACAGGTCGATCTACCGGTTTCAGACCGAGATTCAGACGCGGAGCCTGATGGCCGTATCACGCTGACGCGGCAGGGCCATATTCTGCTCATGGGGATTGACCGGCCGGAAAAGTACAACGGCCTGACACCAAAGATGTTTTCGGAACTCGCGGACGCCTACACCCAGCTGGATACGGATCCCGAGCTGCGCGTGGGCGTGCTGCATTCCTTCGGGAAACACTTCACCGCCGGCCTTGAGCTGACCAAATTTGCTGAAGGCATGAAGGACGGTGCTAGTGGCGCCAGCGAAGCAGGCTCGCGCCGTGTGGACCCGTTTGCGCTGAAGAAAAAATGCTCGAAGCCTGTCATCACTGCCGTTCAAGGGATCTGCTACACGGCCGGCATAGAGATGATGCTGGCATCCGACATCGTGATTGCCTCCAAAGACACCCGCTTTGCCCAGCTCGAACCGCGCCGTGGGCTCATGGCTGCTGGTGGCGGTACCATCCGCTTCATAGAGCGCTGTGGATGGGGCAATGGCATGTATCACCTGCTGTTGTGTGATGAAGAGTTTGGAGCGGCCGAAGCGCTGCGCATCGGCATTGTGCAGGAAGTGGTTGAGCCGGGCACGCAGGTGGGCCGTGCAATCGAGCTAGCCAATCGCATCTCCAAACTTGCACCACTGGCCATCCAGGAAACCAAACGCTCATCGATGACATTCATTGAAGACGGGGAAGCAGCTGCCTTTGCACAGCTTGATGCAGTGCAGGCCAAGCTGGCCAATACGCAAGACGCCGCCGAGGGCGTGCAGTCTTTCATTGAGCGGCGCAGCGGCAACTTCAAAGGCCGATAG
- a CDS encoding PaaI family thioesterase: MSKDPENEAARRNEALKGMLIDHVPHARAIGLEIVSAEKARARLKVPYAPFLVGNPDTGVIHGGVITTMLDNACGVATQMALGEPTAIATLDLRIDYMRPAAPKQDIQCEAHCFKLTKSVAFVRGTAFHDDIDDPIATCMSAFMLAANRAVPPSSGMREKVLGEMDRLSASDRGDG, translated from the coding sequence ATGAGCAAAGACCCTGAAAACGAAGCAGCGCGACGCAATGAAGCGCTCAAAGGCATGTTGATTGATCACGTGCCCCACGCCCGCGCCATCGGCCTTGAAATCGTGTCGGCGGAAAAAGCCCGCGCACGCCTGAAAGTCCCCTATGCCCCATTTCTGGTCGGCAATCCGGACACAGGTGTAATCCACGGCGGCGTTATTACCACCATGCTGGATAATGCCTGCGGTGTCGCCACTCAGATGGCGCTCGGTGAACCAACGGCCATTGCCACGCTTGATTTACGCATCGATTACATGCGCCCGGCAGCTCCAAAACAGGACATTCAGTGCGAAGCACATTGTTTCAAGCTCACCAAGTCTGTCGCCTTTGTGCGCGGCACTGCCTTTCATGACGACATCGACGATCCCATCGCCACATGCATGAGTGCGTTTATGCTCGCAGCCAATCGCGCCGTACCGCCCTCGTCAGGCATGCGCGAAAAAGTACTTGGCGAAATGGACCGTCTGTCCGCCAGCGATCGGGGGGATGGATAG
- a CDS encoding PaaI family thioesterase codes for MRDLEHISQGRDINEVMASIPYVAFLGITFEKVGDELLGKLTFKQDLIGNPSLPALHGGVIGGFLETAAIVQVARESKIRVLPKTIDITIDYLRSGRPLDTYARATITKHGRRVANVQVIAWQDDPEKPIAAAHGHFLLEPIGDGNGDSNQGS; via the coding sequence ATGCGTGATCTCGAACACATCTCCCAGGGCCGTGACATCAATGAGGTAATGGCAAGCATTCCCTATGTGGCCTTTCTCGGCATCACCTTTGAGAAAGTCGGCGACGAACTGCTCGGCAAGCTCACCTTCAAGCAGGACCTGATTGGCAACCCGTCCTTGCCTGCATTGCATGGGGGCGTCATTGGCGGTTTCCTTGAAACCGCGGCCATCGTGCAGGTCGCCCGCGAAAGCAAAATTCGCGTCCTGCCCAAGACGATTGACATCACGATTGATTATCTGCGCTCCGGCCGCCCCCTCGACACCTATGCACGTGCAACAATTACCAAGCATGGTCGCCGTGTGGCCAATGTGCAGGTCATCGCCTGGCAGGACGATCCTGAAAAGCCCATAGCGGCAGCCCATGGGCATTTCCTGCTGGAGCCTATCGGCGATGGAAACGGCGACAGCAACCAAGGCAGCTAG
- a CDS encoding 2-hydroxychromene-2-carboxylate isomerase: MAHITFWFDFASTYSYLAAMRIADVAEGRGVSVTWQPFLLGPIFGAQGWTDSPFNIYEAKGKYMWRDMARLADALDVPFKRPTTFPQNSLLAGRVACVGQDEGWVADFTQATYTAQFGRGQDISTAEDLTPILTSLGLDAADVFARATSSDGKLALRAGTDAAIAAGVFGAPSFTTNDGELFWGSDRLEEAVDWAATHAA; encoded by the coding sequence ATGGCGCACATCACGTTCTGGTTCGATTTTGCCTCGACCTATTCCTACCTCGCCGCCATGCGCATCGCAGACGTCGCCGAGGGTCGTGGTGTTAGCGTAACGTGGCAGCCGTTTCTGCTCGGGCCTATCTTCGGCGCGCAAGGTTGGACCGATAGTCCGTTCAATATCTACGAGGCCAAGGGCAAGTACATGTGGCGAGATATGGCCCGACTGGCGGACGCGTTAGACGTGCCTTTCAAAAGGCCCACCACGTTTCCACAAAACTCGCTACTGGCCGGTCGTGTCGCCTGTGTCGGTCAGGATGAAGGGTGGGTGGCGGATTTTACACAAGCTACATACACCGCACAGTTCGGCAGGGGACAAGACATCTCAACCGCTGAAGACCTGACCCCGATCCTCACGAGCCTTGGTCTTGATGCAGCTGACGTGTTCGCGCGCGCAACGTCTTCAGATGGCAAGCTTGCTCTGAGAGCAGGCACTGATGCAGCTATCGCGGCAGGTGTCTTTGGTGCGCCTTCCTTCACAACCAACGATGGTGAGCTGTTCTGGGGAAGCGATCGGCTGGAGGAAGCGGTGGATTGGGCCGCGACCCATGCCGCCTGA
- a CDS encoding MATE family efflux transporter, with product MPPEQSPAVAEPKPVTHGRVWAVAGPIIISNSTVPLIGIADTAVIGHLGEAAFIAAIALGAIIFSSLYWIFGFLRMGTTGLVAQALGARDNAEIRSAIHRAMLVGITAGTLLAVCQVPLSAAIFLGFEAGPQVEALAAEYFSIRIWGAPAMLVNFAILGWFIGLQRADIALYLQLYLNLANVALDVLFVVGVGMNVDGVALGTVIAEWTTVIAGVGLVVWHARRSTGAAFAPGDRARLWSMDALRRMLSVNGDIFIRSAFLMAAFIWLTMQGAAQSDVVLAANGVLLHFLYLAAHALDGFAFASEALVGESKGARNRARFRQAAILSSLWAVASAVAFALVFWLLGAWFIGLLTSVADVRETATTYLVWAVVSPLAAVASYQLDGIFVGATRTADMRNMMALSFAIYIAAWWAFQPWGNHGLWAAFTLFSVVRGITLGLRYPSLERSIA from the coding sequence ATGCCGCCTGAGCAATCGCCCGCTGTCGCCGAGCCAAAGCCGGTCACCCACGGGCGCGTGTGGGCCGTGGCAGGTCCGATCATCATATCGAACTCCACTGTGCCGCTTATCGGGATCGCGGACACTGCAGTGATCGGTCATCTCGGCGAAGCGGCGTTTATTGCTGCCATTGCCCTTGGTGCCATCATCTTCAGTTCCCTCTACTGGATTTTCGGCTTCCTGCGCATGGGCACCACGGGCCTCGTGGCGCAGGCGCTGGGCGCGAGAGACAATGCTGAAATCAGAAGTGCCATTCACCGTGCGATGCTGGTGGGCATCACCGCAGGAACATTGCTCGCGGTGTGTCAGGTGCCCCTGTCTGCGGCGATTTTCTTAGGCTTTGAAGCGGGTCCGCAGGTCGAAGCGCTGGCTGCAGAGTATTTTTCCATCCGTATCTGGGGCGCCCCGGCAATGCTGGTGAACTTTGCCATTCTTGGCTGGTTCATCGGCCTGCAGCGGGCCGATATTGCGCTCTATCTGCAGCTCTATCTCAACCTGGCCAATGTCGCGCTTGACGTTCTGTTCGTTGTGGGCGTCGGCATGAATGTCGACGGAGTTGCGTTGGGCACTGTCATTGCGGAATGGACCACAGTGATTGCCGGGGTAGGGCTTGTGGTCTGGCATGCACGGCGCAGCACCGGGGCAGCCTTTGCACCGGGCGATCGGGCGCGCCTGTGGAGCATGGATGCCCTGCGCCGGATGCTCAGCGTCAATGGGGACATCTTCATCCGGTCAGCGTTTCTCATGGCTGCCTTCATCTGGCTGACCATGCAGGGCGCGGCCCAAAGTGATGTTGTTCTTGCCGCCAATGGCGTGCTCTTGCACTTCCTCTACCTCGCCGCCCACGCACTGGATGGGTTTGCCTTCGCTAGCGAAGCACTCGTCGGCGAGAGCAAAGGCGCACGCAATCGTGCGCGGTTCCGGCAAGCAGCCATCCTGAGTTCCCTTTGGGCGGTCGCCTCCGCTGTCGCTTTCGCCCTGGTGTTCTGGTTGCTCGGAGCATGGTTTATCGGTCTGCTTACAAGCGTGGCGGACGTCCGGGAGACCGCCACCACTTATCTTGTATGGGCGGTGGTCTCGCCGCTCGCGGCCGTGGCCAGCTATCAACTGGACGGGATTTTCGTGGGGGCGACCCGCACCGCTGACATGCGCAACATGATGGCGCTGTCATTCGCGATCTACATTGCTGCCTGGTGGGCGTTTCAACCCTGGGGCAATCACGGCCTGTGGGCAGCCTTTACACTCTTCAGCGTTGTGCGCGGCATCACGCTGGGCCTGCGATATCCATCTCTCGAGCGCAGCATCGCCTGA
- the arsC gene encoding arsenate reductase (glutaredoxin) (This arsenate reductase requires both glutathione and glutaredoxin to convert arsenate to arsenite, after which the efflux transporter formed by ArsA and ArsB can extrude the arsenite from the cell, providing resistance.) yields MSLHIYHNPRCSKSRQTLELLQENGHTPEIVEYLKTPPTAQELEAVLKKLGKGPREVMRKGEAVFKELSLGDDSLTDAQLIDAMVANPILIERPIVITTIKAAIGRPPESVLDIL; encoded by the coding sequence ATGTCGCTGCATATCTATCACAATCCGCGTTGCTCCAAGTCGCGCCAGACGCTTGAGCTGCTTCAGGAAAACGGCCATACGCCGGAAATTGTGGAGTATCTGAAAACGCCTCCAACAGCACAGGAACTGGAAGCTGTTCTCAAGAAGCTGGGCAAAGGGCCGCGTGAGGTGATGCGCAAAGGCGAAGCTGTGTTCAAGGAGTTGAGCCTTGGCGATGACAGTCTCACAGATGCGCAGCTGATTGATGCCATGGTTGCCAATCCGATTTTGATTGAACGCCCCATTGTCATCACCACAATCAAAGCGGCTATTGGCCGCCCGCCTGAAAGTGTTCTCGATATTCTCTAG
- a CDS encoding quinone-dependent dihydroorotate dehydrogenase: protein MSALAMIGARLLRKLPPELAHVLAVRALAAGFGPTDTTSADPVLRADAMGLTFPNPVGVAAGFDKDARVPDALLALGFGFAEAGTVTPEPQPGNPKPRMFRLEEDRAVINRLGFNNQGLDAYTARLAARHDKPGIVGANIGANKDSEDRIADYVTGLNHVAGLASYVTVNVSSPNTPGLRDLQARDALRDLAGRVSTARDALAGFADAPLPLVLKIAPDLAAEDIRDAVEVAIETGFQGLIVSNTTIARPETLKSPNKDQTGGLSGAPLLEPSTAALRVAAYVNKDRLTLIGAGGVSSGESAYAKIRAGATLVQLYTAFGYDGPSLIPRIKNELAELLRRDGFASVNEAVGADLKS, encoded by the coding sequence ATGAGCGCACTTGCAATGATCGGCGCGCGCCTGCTGCGCAAGTTGCCGCCAGAACTGGCCCATGTGCTGGCTGTGCGAGCTTTGGCAGCGGGCTTTGGGCCAACTGACACGACCTCTGCAGATCCGGTTTTGCGGGCCGACGCCATGGGCCTGACATTCCCGAATCCGGTCGGTGTTGCAGCGGGCTTTGACAAGGACGCCCGCGTGCCGGACGCCCTTCTGGCACTTGGATTTGGATTTGCCGAAGCGGGCACCGTGACGCCCGAGCCGCAACCGGGCAATCCCAAGCCACGCATGTTTCGGCTTGAAGAAGATCGCGCGGTCATTAACCGCCTTGGCTTCAACAATCAGGGGCTTGATGCCTATACCGCTCGGCTTGCAGCCCGCCACGACAAGCCCGGCATTGTGGGTGCCAATATCGGCGCCAACAAAGACAGCGAAGACCGTATTGCCGACTATGTGACAGGTCTCAATCATGTGGCCGGGCTTGCGTCCTACGTGACGGTCAATGTGTCCTCACCCAACACGCCGGGTCTTCGCGACCTTCAGGCCCGCGACGCCCTGCGCGACCTTGCGGGGCGCGTCAGCACTGCGCGTGATGCCCTCGCCGGATTTGCCGATGCACCTCTGCCCCTCGTTTTGAAGATCGCCCCGGACCTTGCTGCTGAAGATATTCGTGATGCGGTTGAGGTGGCCATCGAGACGGGCTTTCAGGGCCTGATCGTCTCCAACACGACCATTGCACGCCCTGAGACCTTGAAGAGTCCGAACAAGGATCAAACGGGTGGGTTGTCAGGTGCACCCTTGCTCGAACCTTCCACTGCCGCCCTGCGCGTGGCCGCCTATGTCAACAAAGACCGCCTGACGCTGATTGGCGCTGGAGGGGTTTCGTCTGGCGAAAGCGCATATGCAAAAATTCGTGCCGGGGCGACACTGGTGCAGCTTTACACAGCCTTTGGCTATGACGGACCATCACTCATTCCACGCATCAAGAATGAGCTGGCGGAGTTGCTGCGGCGTGACGGCTTTGCGTCGGTCAATGAAGCCGTCGGCGCTGATCTCAAATCCTAA
- a CDS encoding DUF952 domain-containing protein, protein MTSVIYKICPKSLWDEAETAGEFTGAGIDLADGYIHFSTAEQTPETARLYFSNTPDLVVVAVDATPLGEGLKWEESRGGQLFPHLYGALPTSAVFWVKPLPMDDDGAPQVPALDADTDS, encoded by the coding sequence ATGACATCAGTGATTTACAAAATCTGCCCCAAGTCGCTTTGGGACGAGGCTGAAACCGCAGGCGAATTCACCGGCGCCGGCATTGATCTGGCCGATGGATACATCCACTTTTCGACGGCAGAGCAGACGCCAGAGACTGCGCGCCTGTATTTCAGCAACACGCCCGACCTTGTGGTCGTGGCTGTTGATGCGACGCCTCTGGGAGAGGGCCTCAAGTGGGAGGAATCTCGAGGCGGGCAACTCTTCCCGCATCTTTATGGCGCGTTGCCTACGTCTGCCGTGTTCTGGGTGAAACCTTTGCCCATGGATGATGATGGTGCGCCACAGGTACCAGCCCTTGATGCGGACACGGACTCATGA
- a CDS encoding helix-turn-helix transcriptional regulator, whose product MLTHREIWQAIDTLAQRSGLSASGLARAAGLDPTTFNRSKRMASNGKQRWPSTESLSKALEAAGTSMEEFVGFIRDGGTLEDVDGFANPGAFGGGIPVIGLAQAGTGGFFGDAGFPVGGAWERVDLPGASAGAGDENMYALEISGDSMAPVYRKGDIIVVSPAAAVRVGDRVVAKTLDGEVMAKELRAQNSKRIVLASLNPSFEDLEFKPSQIQWLARIVWARQ is encoded by the coding sequence ATGCTTACCCATCGCGAAATCTGGCAAGCCATTGATACGCTCGCGCAGCGCTCAGGACTGAGCGCGTCGGGCCTTGCGCGTGCAGCTGGTCTCGACCCCACCACTTTCAACCGCTCCAAACGCATGGCGTCCAACGGCAAGCAGCGCTGGCCGAGCACGGAAAGCCTGTCCAAGGCGCTTGAAGCGGCGGGCACCAGCATGGAGGAGTTTGTCGGCTTTATCCGTGATGGCGGCACGCTTGAGGATGTGGATGGTTTTGCAAACCCGGGCGCTTTTGGCGGTGGCATTCCCGTGATCGGTCTTGCGCAGGCAGGCACGGGTGGCTTTTTTGGCGATGCCGGGTTTCCCGTAGGCGGTGCATGGGAGCGGGTTGATTTGCCCGGAGCCTCTGCTGGGGCAGGTGATGAAAACATGTATGCGCTGGAAATTTCTGGCGACAGCATGGCCCCGGTCTATCGCAAGGGCGATATCATCGTTGTCTCTCCCGCTGCTGCCGTCCGGGTCGGGGACCGCGTGGTGGCCAAGACACTGGATGGCGAGGTTATGGCCAAAGAACTGCGGGCTCAGAACTCCAAACGCATCGTGCTCGCGTCGCTCAACCCGTCTTTTGAAGATCTTGAGTTCAAGCCGTCGCAAATTCAGTGGCTTGCCCGCATCGTCTGGGCCCGCCAGTAA